CGGGTTCTCGTTGTTGATGGCCGAGCGCGCAACCGGCCGGCCGACCTTGAGCGCCACCTCGAAATTGCCCTCCATCACGCCCCACGAACCGCCGTGGCCGGAGCAGCGCTCGACCACGTCGATCTTGGTATCGGGGATGAGGCGCAGGAGCTCACTCGCCTTCTGCCCCATGTTCTGGGCACGGGCATGGCAGGCGATATGGACGGTGACGCCGCCAGGCAGTGCTGCAAGGCCGGGCGCCAGCCCCTCCTTCTTGGCGATCGCCACAATATATTCGCTGATGTCGCTCGTATGCTCGGCCAAGCGCTTCACGTCGGGGTCGTCGGGCAGGATGAGCGGCCACTCGAACTTCAGCATGAGCGCGCAGGACGGTACGAGCGCGATCACCTCGTAGCCCTCGTCGATATAGCGCTTCAAGGCCTGCGACACGGTGCGCGCGCGCTCCGCCACATCGGCGATGTTGCCGGCCTCGAGCTGTGGCATGCCGCAGCACGCCGGATATGCCACCTCCGTCTCGACGCCGTTGTGCGCGAGGATGGCGCGCGCGGCGAGGCCGATGCCGGGATCATGGAACTCGACGAAGCAGGTCGCATAGAGCACGGCCTTGCGCCCGAAGCCGGGAGCATTCCGGTTGACCTTGGGCGCGTCGAGCGCCTGCTGCTGAAAGGTCTGGACCGCGTATTTCGGCAGTTCCGCCTCACGGGCGACGCCGGCCATCGCCTGCAGCATCGGCCGGGTCACGGCATTGTTCCGGTCTGTTGCCCAGTTGGCGATGGGCGCCACGAGCGAGCCGAGCTTGCCGTTGCGGTCCGTGTGCGTCAGCGCCTGGGCGACCTTGTCCGTCTTGCCCTGGGCGAATTCGGCGGCGCGGTAACGCAGCATCAGATGCGGGAAGTCGAGGTTGAACTCGTGCGGCGGCACATAGGGGCACTTCGTCATGAAGCACAGGTCGCACAAGGTACAGGCGTCGACGACGGGCTTGTAATCCTTGGGATCGACCGCATCGAGCTCGCCCGTCGGCGAATTGTCCGCGAGATCGAACAGGCGCGGAAAGGAGTCGCACAGGTTGAAGCAGCGGCGGCAGCCATGGCAGATGTCGAAGATGCGATGCATCTCCTTCTCGATCGCCGCCATGTCGTAAAATTCGGGGTTCTGCCAATCGAGCGGATGGCGAACCGGCGCTTCCAGACTGCCTTCGGCCATAGGCCGTGCTCCCTCTTCCTGAAGGTTCCGTTCGAACGGGATCGGATCGGAAAGAAAAGCCGGCGGGCAGGCCCGCCGGCCCTGTACAGGGTCAGGCGTTCAGGGAATCGAGCGCCTTCTGGAACCGGCCGGCATGCGAACGCTCGGCCTTGGCGAGCGTCTCGAACCAGTCGGCGATCTCGTCGAAGCCTTCTTCGCGCGCGGTGCGCGCCATGCCCGGATACATATCGGTGTATTCGTGGGTCTCACCGGCGATGGCGGCGACCAGATTCTTGTCGGTCGAGCCGATCGGCTTGCCGGTCGCCGGGTCACCGACGGCCTCGAGGAACTCAAGATGGCCGTGCGCATGGCCGGTCTCGCCCTCGGCGGTCGAGCGGAACACGGCGGCGACATCGTTGAAGCCTTCGACGTCGGCCTTCTGCGCGAAATAGAGATAGCGACGATTGGCTTGGCTTTCGCCCGCGAACGCTTCCTTCAGATTGTCTTCGGTCTTGCTACCCGCAAGTTTGCTCATCAAGTGCCTCCCCAGGAGTGGATCACGAGGGTTGATCACGGCGGCGCGGGCGTGCTGCCCTAACGCCTTGGCAAATCATGTATCAGCCGTCGACAGCCCGTCAACCCGGCTTGGAATGATTCTAAAATGTCATTTCAAAGACGTCGGGCCAGCAGCTCCGGGCAGCCCTTGACCGAGGGCGAGCAGGACCGTCAAATGCGTTGCATCAGGGACTTGCCGCCGGGAGAGACGAACCTTGTCACCCCAAGATACCGATGATCGCCTCGCGACCATTCTCGGGCCCAATCTCGAGGCGGCGACGCAGCGGCTGATCGCCTATGTCGCGGTCGCCGCCGTCGTCGTGTCGCTCATCATCAGCCTCATCTAGCCTCGCGCGCAGCATCCTCGGCCCGCGCGCCAGGGCGCGCGCGCGGGCCGGGAACCCGGCCCGAATCCGGCTTGCCGCGTCGCTTGTGGATGACAAGGGTGATCTGATTCTCGATCACCACGATCCGCTTGTCCGCTTCGGCCGGCAGCGGGATCTTGGCGCCGATCGCCTGCATGATGATCGCAGCCGCCAGGTCAGCCTCGGAAATGTCGTGCTCGACGATCTCGCCGTCGATGGTCTCGACCGCGAGCGACACGGTGATCTTGTCCTCGTTGTGGACCGTGTAGCGGGCGATCTGGCCGACCGTGAGCGGCCGGCCCAGTTTCCGGTAGAAGCTCGCCAATGCCGCGACGACCTCCTGGTCATTGTAGAGCATCACCCGCATTTCGATTGGCATTGCCGTTCCCCGCGCTAACCCCTCGGCGAGTCTAGGCTGAGCGATGCATGGCCGACAAGCGTGCTGAGGATTCGCTTTGCCCTCGCCCGGCTGCTCGTTCATTCTTTCCAGTTCGTTCCACAAGCGTTCGCCGGACTGGTCATGGAGAAGCGCTTCCAGCGCCGAATCGAGGATTTCGTCTGCCTGCACTGCGGCCGGGCGGTCAGCGGCAACGGCTTCACCAACCATTGTCCCGCCTGCCTGTGGAGCCGGCACGTCGACGTCAACCCGGGTGACCGGGCGGCCGAATGCGGCGGCGCCATGCGGCCTGTCGGGCACGAGACGGTGCGCGGCCGCACGATGATCCTCCACCGCTGCGAGACCTGCGGCTTCGAGCGGCGCAACCAGCTGGCGAAGGACGACGACATGGCGGCGCTCATCCGTCTCGCCGGCGAGACCGCCGGCCAGCGCGTGCGCGGCCGCTGAGCGCCGCCGCCGACCGCCCATTGCCCCGGCCCATTGCCAAGGATCACTTAAGTTTCTGCAGCTAAGACCGGGCCAGCGCCAATTGGGGCGCGAATCGACCGGGCCCCATGCTGAAACCGCTCAAGCTCCGCACCTCCATCGTCCTGATCTTCGGCGGACTCGCGTTTCTGACGGTGGCGCTGGTCGCCTTGGTCGTGGGCAACGGTGCCCGTTCGCTCGCCGAACATGACGCCCGGCTGCGTCTCGAGGCCGCGGCGGTCACCATTCGCAACGAGCTCGATCAGGACCTGGCCGAGCGGTTCCGCGACATCCGCAACGGGGCGGCCCTGTCGCCGCTCTTCGCTGAAGGCAACACGCCAATCCGGCGGGCCTGGTTCGATCGCGTGCTCGCGACATATCCGGACTATGCCTGGCTGGGCTTCGCCGGTCTCGACGGCACGGTCGTGACCTCGGCCAATGGCGTGCTCGAGGGGCAGTCGGTCGTAGGCAGGCCCTGGTTCACGGAGGGGCTCAAGGCGCCGTTCATCGGCGACGTCCATGCCGCCCTGCTGCTCGAGCAACTGCTGCCCAACCCCTCGGGCGAACCGATGCGCTTTATCGATCTGGCCGCCCCGGTCGCGAACCCGTCGGGCCAGATCGTCGGCGTGCTGGGCGCTCATCTCAGCTGGCAATGGGCGCGTCGGCTCCAGCGCACCGTGCTGGCCTCGGCCGACGACGGCCGGCAAGGCATCGAGGCCTTCATCCTGGATCGCGGCGGCCGCGTTCTGCTGGGCCCCGAGGGGTTTCTCGACAAGCCGCTGGCGCTCCCGGGTCTCGCTCCGCCCGCGGCAAAGCCCGAGAGCGCGCTCGTTTCATGGCCGGACGCCGCGCCCTACCTGACGAGCAGCGTCGGCACCGAGGCACACGCCGACTTCCCGGGCCTCGGCTGGAGCGTGACGGTCCGCCAGCCGCGCAGCCTCGCCTTTGCCGAGGCGCAGGCGATCCAGCGCCGCGTGCTGTGGCTCAGTCTCGCCGCCGCGCTGCTGGCTGGCGGGATCGCCTGGCTGCTGGCCGACCGGCTCGCCCGGCCGCTGACACGCCTCAGCGAGGCAGCGCAACGCATCCGCAAGGGCGAGCCGGACGTGACGCTGCCCCGGCCCAGCGGCTATTTCGAGACCGCCTCCCTCGCCCGCTCGATCCACACCATGACGGCGACGCTGGAGCGCCAGCGCGGCGACCTCGCAGAGCTCAACGCCACGCTCGAAGCCCGGATCGCGCAACGCACCGCAGCGCTCAACCTGATGCAGGAGGTCGCGGCGGCGGCGAATGAAGCCCGCGACCTCGATGCTGCCGTTCGCTTCGGGCTTGCACGGTTGACCGCATTCCTCGGCTGGCCGGTCGGCCATGCCCACCGGATCATCACCGCACCGGACGGGCGCTTCGAATATGTCGCGACCGAGCTCTGGCAGCTCGGTGACACGCGACGGTTCGCGCCCTTCGTAGCCGCGACCCAGGAACTCGTGTTCGGCGAAGGCGACGGCCTGCCCGGCCGGGTCGTGGCCGAAGGCGCGCCGGTTTGGGTATCGGACGTCCGTATGCTGCCCGGCTTCCTGCGGCGGGCGGCAGCCGAGACCTGCGGCCTCGGCGCCGCGCTCGCCGTTCCCGTCAAGGTCGGCGACCGGATCGAGCTGATCCTGCAATGCTTCGCCGACCGGCCGCTCGAGGCGGATGCAGAGGGCCTGTCGGTCGCCCGTTTCGTCGGCCAGCAGCTGAGCCGCGTCGCCGAACGGCTCGCCGCCGCCGCGCACCTGGCCGAGCGCGAGGCACGCCTCTCGGCGGTCTACGACAGCGTCCTGGACGGCATCCTCACGATCGATCCGTCGGGCGCGATCGAGACCATGAACCGGGCGGCGGAACGCCTGTTCGGCCATCCGGCCGGCAGCCTCGTACAGCGGAACATGCGCCTGCTGCTGGCAGAGCCCTCCTCATTGGTCTCTGAAGAGGGCGAATTCGCGCTCGGTACCGTGCGGGAGCTCGAAGGCATCCGGGCCGACGGCTCGCGCTTCCCGATGGAGCTCGCCGTCACCGCCGCCGACGTCGACGATCGGCCGCTGCGGGTCGTCTCAGTCCGCGACATCAGCGAGCGCCGGGCGATCGAGCGTCTCAAGAACGAGTTCGTCTCGACCGTGAGCCACGAGCTCCGGACTCCGCTCACCTCGATCTCGGGCGCGCTCGCCCTCATGGCCAAAGGCACGGCGGGTGCGCTGCCCGACAAGGCGCAAAGCCTGGTCGCGATCGCGCGCTCGAACTGCGACCGGCTGGTCCGCCTCATCAACGACATCCTCGACCTGGAACGCATCGAGGCCGGCAGGCTGGTCTTCGAGTTCGGGCCGGTCGACCTGGTCGAGCTGCTCGACGATGCGGCGCGTGAGACCGCCGATTTCGCCCAGCAATACGACGTCACGCTGACGGTCGCGCGCTCGATGCCCGAGGCGATCGTCTGGGGCGACCGCCATCGGCTGATGCAGGTGGTCGGCAACCTTGTCTCCAACGCGATCAAATTCTCGCCCGCCGGCAGCACCGTGACGCTCGACACCGTGCGCGCCCACGGCCGGGTCAGAGTGGCTGTCATCGACGAGGGCCGCGGCATCCCCGACGCATTCAAGGCGACGATCTTCCAGAAATTCGCCCAGGCCGACGCCTCGGACAGCCGGCAGAAGGGCGGCACCGGCCTCGGCCTGTCGATCGTCAAGTCGATCGTCGAGCGCCACGGCGGCACTGTCGGGTTTTCCTCGCGGGTTCGCGCCGGCTCGATCTTCTGGTTCGAGCTGCCGGAACGGCTCGATACGTCAACAGCGGACGAGCCGTGGGATGTCGCCCCAAGCCCACGCGTCCTGGTGTGCGAGGACGACGAAGACGCCGGGCGCATCCTCGCCCTTCACCTGGAACGGGCCGGCTACGAGCCGGTCGTGACCCGGTCGGCGGCCGAGGCTCGCGACCGGCTGCGGCGGGGCGGCTTCGCCGCCATGACGCTCGACATCGGCCTGCCCGACGGGGACGGGCTCGCCCTGCTCCACGAGATCAAGGCCGATCCGGCGACCGCCGACATGCCGGTCGTCGTCGTGTCTGGCCGGCCCGAGGCCGGGCGCGACCGGCTCGGCATCGCCGACTGGCTCGAGAAGCCGGTCATCCCCGAACGGCTGATCGC
This window of the Aliidongia dinghuensis genome carries:
- a CDS encoding RNHCP domain-containing protein; translated protein: MLRIRFALARLLVHSFQFVPQAFAGLVMEKRFQRRIEDFVCLHCGRAVSGNGFTNHCPACLWSRHVDVNPGDRAAECGGAMRPVGHETVRGRTMILHRCETCGFERRNQLAKDDDMAALIRLAGETAGQRVRGR
- a CDS encoding rubrerythrin family protein, whose translation is MSKLAGSKTEDNLKEAFAGESQANRRYLYFAQKADVEGFNDVAAVFRSTAEGETGHAHGHLEFLEAVGDPATGKPIGSTDKNLVAAIAGETHEYTDMYPGMARTAREEGFDEIADWFETLAKAERSHAGRFQKALDSLNA
- a CDS encoding ATP-binding protein, with the translated sequence MLKPLKLRTSIVLIFGGLAFLTVALVALVVGNGARSLAEHDARLRLEAAAVTIRNELDQDLAERFRDIRNGAALSPLFAEGNTPIRRAWFDRVLATYPDYAWLGFAGLDGTVVTSANGVLEGQSVVGRPWFTEGLKAPFIGDVHAALLLEQLLPNPSGEPMRFIDLAAPVANPSGQIVGVLGAHLSWQWARRLQRTVLASADDGRQGIEAFILDRGGRVLLGPEGFLDKPLALPGLAPPAAKPESALVSWPDAAPYLTSSVGTEAHADFPGLGWSVTVRQPRSLAFAEAQAIQRRVLWLSLAAALLAGGIAWLLADRLARPLTRLSEAAQRIRKGEPDVTLPRPSGYFETASLARSIHTMTATLERQRGDLAELNATLEARIAQRTAALNLMQEVAAAANEARDLDAAVRFGLARLTAFLGWPVGHAHRIITAPDGRFEYVATELWQLGDTRRFAPFVAATQELVFGEGDGLPGRVVAEGAPVWVSDVRMLPGFLRRAAAETCGLGAALAVPVKVGDRIELILQCFADRPLEADAEGLSVARFVGQQLSRVAERLAAAAHLAEREARLSAVYDSVLDGILTIDPSGAIETMNRAAERLFGHPAGSLVQRNMRLLLAEPSSLVSEEGEFALGTVRELEGIRADGSRFPMELAVTAADVDDRPLRVVSVRDISERRAIERLKNEFVSTVSHELRTPLTSISGALALMAKGTAGALPDKAQSLVAIARSNCDRLVRLINDILDLERIEAGRLVFEFGPVDLVELLDDAARETADFAQQYDVTLTVARSMPEAIVWGDRHRLMQVVGNLVSNAIKFSPAGSTVTLDTVRAHGRVRVAVIDEGRGIPDAFKATIFQKFAQADASDSRQKGGTGLGLSIVKSIVERHGGTVGFSSRVRAGSIFWFELPERLDTSTADEPWDVAPSPRVLVCEDDEDAGRILALHLERAGYEPVVTRSAAEARDRLRRGGFAAMTLDIGLPDGDGLALLHEIKADPATADMPVVVVSGRPEAGRDRLGIADWLEKPVIPERLIAALDQVVEEVERPAVLHVEDDPDIAGLVAATLGAGTSLTSVGSLAEARRALAQAEFDVVLLDVGLPDGSGLELLDTLDVLTDRPKPSVILFSAQELHPDRRDEMAAVLVKSQANLDRLAQMIEQALSRRMVATTRSASG
- a CDS encoding heterodisulfide reductase-related iron-sulfur binding cluster — encoded protein: MAEGSLEAPVRHPLDWQNPEFYDMAAIEKEMHRIFDICHGCRRCFNLCDSFPRLFDLADNSPTGELDAVDPKDYKPVVDACTLCDLCFMTKCPYVPPHEFNLDFPHLMLRYRAAEFAQGKTDKVAQALTHTDRNGKLGSLVAPIANWATDRNNAVTRPMLQAMAGVAREAELPKYAVQTFQQQALDAPKVNRNAPGFGRKAVLYATCFVEFHDPGIGLAARAILAHNGVETEVAYPACCGMPQLEAGNIADVAERARTVSQALKRYIDEGYEVIALVPSCALMLKFEWPLILPDDPDVKRLAEHTSDISEYIVAIAKKEGLAPGLAALPGGVTVHIACHARAQNMGQKASELLRLIPDTKIDVVERCSGHGGSWGVMEGNFEVALKVGRPVARSAINNENPFVASECPLAAPHILQGIEKLAGDAPLPTHAHPVELFARAYGLVAG